The proteins below come from a single Aegilops tauschii subsp. strangulata cultivar AL8/78 chromosome 6, Aet v6.0, whole genome shotgun sequence genomic window:
- the LOC109758566 gene encoding glycine-rich RNA-binding protein GRP1A: MAESDGAEYRCFVGSLSWNTDDRGLEAAFSPFGEILDAKIINDRETGRSRGFGFVSFSSEQAMQDAIEGMNGKELDGRSIVVNEAQSRGYGGGGGGGGGGRYGGGGGYGQRRDDGYGDDGYGGGRGYGGGRYGGGRGYGGRRDGGYGRGGNSDGY, encoded by the exons ATGGCAGAGTCGGACGGTGCCGAGTACCGCTGCTTCGTCGGCAGCCTGTCCTGGAACACCGACGACCGCGGCCTCGAGGCTGCTTTCAGCCCCTTCGGCGAGATCCTCGACGCCAAG ATCATCAACGATCGCGAGACGGGGAGGTCCCGCGGCTTCGGGTTCGTCAGCTTCTCCAGCGAGCAGGCGATGCAGGACGCCATCGAGGGGATGAACGGTAAGGAGCTCGACGGCCGCAGCATCGTTGTCAACGAGGCCCAGTCCCGCGGGTACGGCGGCGGGGGTGGCGGCGGAGGTGGTGGCAGGTACGGCGGTGGTGGCGGGTATGGCCAGCGCCGCGACGATGGCTACGGGGATGACGGCTACGGCGGTGGCCGGGGTTACGGAGGCGGACGCTATGGCGGTGGCAGGGGGTACGGCGGGCGGCGTGACGgcggctacggccgcggaggCAACTCCGACGGATACTGA
- the LOC109758573 gene encoding tRNA (guanine(37)-N(1))-methyltransferase, with product MEKLDESKFEQQLQLWALRIPRELASAVTRLLRSGPLLDMPRVKPVVEDPGSDKNRLVVLSEKIQNQDLSDIPEQVYNSLKQLCSVDVVPYMLTLGYSYWSVDHILKQILPEGVEVPSSFETIGHVAHLNIPDDLLAYKDVIAKVIYDKNHPRIQTVVNKVGAISNEFRVPQFEILAGKKDMVTEVKQYGATFRLDYGLVYWNSRLEHEHIRLVSLFKKGDVICDMFAGIGPFSIPAGQKGCVVYANDLNPDSILYLKTNAKINKVEDYIFTYNMDARVFMQSLMAVPDPETKSKCQFVAANCCSEEMVSGNEHSTSNENQNDVQESFDGSSMVNTSAKRRQETSNEGDVACQEDANQTKKRNNKKVKSSGPLPVKPWEHIDHVLMNLPASALQFLDCFDGLVHKRYWKGSLPWIHCYCFIRSSESEESILCEAQNKLNAKIAEPIFHRVRDVAPNKAMFCLSFRLPVECLKEETEDHIRSVDG from the exons ATGGAGAAGCTGGATGAGAGCAAGTTCGAGCAGCAGCTGCAGCTCTGGGCTCTCCGCATCCCCCGcgagctcgcctccgccgtcaCTCGCCTGCTTCGCTCCGG GCCCCTACTGGACATGCCGCGGGTCAAGCCTGTAGTTGAGGACCCTGGGAGTGACAAGAACAGACTCGTGGTGCTGTCGGAGAAGATTCAGAACCAAG ATTTGTCCGACATTCCGGAGCAGGTTTACAATTCCTTGAAGCAACTGTGCAGTGTTGATGTTGTACCTTACATGTTGACTCTTGGTTATTCTTACTGGAGTGTTG ATCATATTCTGAAGCAAATATTGCCTGAAGGAGTAGAGGTGCCCTCTTCTTTTGAAACAATT GGCCATGTTGCTCACTTAAACATACCTGATGACTTGCTAGCATACAAAGATGTCATAGCAAAGGTTATCTATGAT AAAAATCATCCAAGGATTCAAACAGTGGTGAATAAAGTTGGGGCAATTTCAAATGAATTTAGAGTTCCACAGTTTGAGATTCTAGCAGGGAAAAAGGATATGGTGACTGAAGTTAAACAGTATGGTGCTACATTTAGACTTGACTATGGTTTGGTCTACTGGAATTCAAGACTTGAGCACGAACACATCAGATTGGTTTCCCTTTTCAAGAAAGGAGATGTTATCTGTGACATGTTTGCTGGTATTGGCCCATTTTCTATCCCAGCCGGACAGAAAGGATGTGTTGTATATGCAAATGATTTAAATCCAGACAGTATTCTTTATCTGAAGACAAATGCAAAGATTAACAAGGTGGAGGATTATATCTTCACATATAACATGGATGCTAGAGTATTCATGCAAAGTTTAATGGCAGTACCTGACCCAGAAACTAAGTCCAAGTGTCAATTTGTTGCTGCTAATTGTTGTTCTGAAGAAATGGtttctggtaatgaacattctaCGTCAAATGAAAATCAGAATG ATGTACAGGAGAGTTTCGATGGCTCCTCCATGGTAAACACTAGTGCCAAAAGGCGTCAAGAAACCTCTAACGAAG GTGATGTTGCCTGCCAAGAAGATGCCAATCAGACAAAAAAGAGGAACAATAAGAAAGTAAAAAGCTCAGGGCCACTACCTGTCAAGCCTTGGGAGCACATTGACCATGTATTAATGAATCTCCCTGCTTCTGCACTGCAGTTTCTCG ATTGTTTTGATGGTCTTGTTCATAAGAGATACTGGAAAGGATCATTACCTTGGATCCACTGTTATTGTTTCATCCGTTCAAGTGAATCTGAAGAATCTATATTATGT GAAGCACAAAATAAACTGAATGCCAAGATAGCAGAACCAATATTCCATAGGGTTCGTGATGTTGCACCTAACAAG GCTATGTTTTGCTTAAGTTTTAGGTTACCCGTGGAATGTCTTAAGGAGGAAACTGAAGATCACATTCGATCAGTTGACGGTTAG